Proteins found in one Triticum aestivum cultivar Chinese Spring chromosome 4D, IWGSC CS RefSeq v2.1, whole genome shotgun sequence genomic segment:
- the LOC123098929 gene encoding CSC1-like protein At4g35870 yields MGPGAPSPEDAAGGEPEAWYGSIQYLVNISAVGAASCVLLFLLVKLRFDHRRIPGPSALAAKLLAVYHATAPQIALHCGADAAQFLLFERASFLVLAAVSAAAFAAALPLNLLAGDAAIADQFAATTISHIPRASPLLWLHLLLTAAVVAIAHLGISRMEDALRITRFRDGNGNPSDPNSSSVAVFTIMIQGIPRALAADKAPLKEYFEHKYPGKVYRVIVPFDLCTLEYLADEWGKVRNKISWLEAKMDARSLFDEFVQDESGQLEAHWLVRRCKELWAMAAQRFGFTDDERLRKLQTRKLVIGSRLSDYKEGRAPGAGIAFIVFKDVYTANKAVRDFRMERKKTPIGRFFPVMELQLERSRWRVERAPPASDIYWNHLGMNKTSLALRRIAVNTCLIVMLLFFSSPLSILSGMQNAARIINVEAMDNAKSWIVWLQGSSWFWTIIFQFLPNVLIFVSMYIIIPSVLSYFSKFEFHLTVSGEQRAALLKMVCFFLVNLILLRALVESSLESWILSMGRCYLDSADCKQIEHYLSPSFLSRSSLSSLAFLITCTFLGISFDLLAPIPWIKHILKKFRKNDMVQLVPEENEEYRSMNNGEETNGLISPLMSEREDSDILNGFEGHDLSMYPINRSFHMPKQKFDFAQYYAFDITIFALTMIYSLFAPLVVPVGAVYFGYRYLVDKYNFLFVYRVRGFPAGNDGKLMDRVLCIMQFCVIFFLAAMLLFFAVQGDSMKLQAICTLGLLVFYKLLPSGSDRFQPSLLEGMQSVNSFVDGPTDYEVFSQPDLDWNLYQS; encoded by the coding sequence CGTCTACCACGCCACGGCCCCGCAGATCGCGCTCCACTGCGGCGCCGACGCCGCCCAGTTCCTCCTCTTCGAGCGCGCCTCCTTCCTCgtcctcgccgccgtctccgccgccgccttcgcggccgccctCCCGCTCAACCTGCTCGCCGGGGACGCCGCCATCGCCGACCAGTTCGCCGCCACCACCATCTCCCACATCCCCAGGGCCTCCCCGCTGCTCTggctccacctcctcctcaccgccgccgtcgtcgccatcGCGCACCTCGGCATCTCCCGCATGGAGGACGCCCTCCGCATCACCCGCTTCCGCGACGGCAACGGCAACCCCAGCGACCCCAACTCCAGCTCCGTCGCCGTCTTCACCATCATGATCCAGGGCATCCCCAGGGCGCtcgccgccgacaaggcccccctCAAGGAGTACTTCGAGCACAAGTACCCCGGCAAGGTGTACCGCGTCATTGTGCCCTTCGACCTCTGCACGCTCGAGTACCTCGCCGACGAGTGGGGGAAGGTCCGGAACAAGATCTCCTGGCTGGAGGCCAAGATGGACGCCCGCAGCCTGTTTGACGAGTTTGTGCAGGATGAATCAGGGCAGTTGGAAGCCCACTGGCTCGTCAGGAGATGCAAAGAGCTGTGGGCAATGGCCGCGCAGAGGTTCGGGTTTACTGATGATGAGAGGCTAAGGAAGCTGCAGACAAGGAAACTCGTGATTGGGAGCAGGCTGTCGGATTACAAGGAAGGCCGTGCACCTGGTGCTGGCATAGCTTTCATTGTGTTCAAGGATGTGTACACGGCAAACAAGGCTGTGAGGGATTTCCGAATGGAAAGGAAGAAGACACCCATTGGCAGGTTCTTCCCAGTGATGGAGCTCCAGCTTGAGAGGAGCCGATGGAGAGTGGAGAGGGCGCCACCAGCATCAGATATCTACTGGAATCATCTTGGGATGAACAAGACCTCGCTAGCCTTGCGGCGGATTGCGGTCAACACCTGCCTCATTGTAATGCTCCTGTTCTTCAGTTCGCCCTTGTCAATACTCAGTGGAATGCAAAACGCAGCACGGATCATCAATGTGGAGGCTATGGATAATGCCAAATCATGGATTGTTTGGCTTCAAGGCTCAAGCTGGTTCTGGACAATAATCTTTCAGTTTCTACCCAATGTCCTCATCTTCGTGAGCATGTATATTATCATCCCATCAGTACTCTCGTACTTCTCCAAGTTTGAGTTCCATCTGACAGTGTCGGGGGAGCAGAGAGCTGCATTGCTGAAGATGGTTTGCTTCTTCCTTGTTAATCTCATTTTGTTGCGTGCGCTGGTGGAATCGTCACTTGAAAGTTGGATTCTTAGCATGGGACGGTGCTACTTAGATAGTGCAGATTGCAAGCAGATTGAACATTACCTGAGCCCATCATTCTTGTCGAGATCTTCACTTTCTTCCCTGGCGTTCTTAATCACATGCACCTTTCTGGGAATATCTTTTGATCTGCTGGCTCCAATCCCTTGGATAAAGCATATACTGAAGAAATTCAGAAAGAATGATATGGTCCAGTTGGTCCCTGAAGAAAATGAGGAGTACAGATCTATGAACAATGGCGAGGAAACAAATGGTCTGATATCGCCTCTAATGTCTGAGAGAGAAGACAGTGACATTCTGAATGGTTTCGAGGGGCATGATCTTTCCATGTACCCAATAAACCGGAGCTTCCACATGCCAAAGCAGAAATTCGACTTTGCACAATACTATGCATTTGACATCACAATATTCGCGCTCACGATGATCTACTCACTGTTCGCTCCGCTTGTGGTTCCTGTCGGTGCAGTATACTTTGGCTACCGTTACCTTGTGGACAAGTACAACTTCCTGTTCGTGTACAGAGTCAGAGGATTTCCTGCAGGCAATGATGGGAAGCTGATGGATAGGGTGCTGTGCATCATGCAATTCTGTGTTATCTTCTTTCTTGCTGCTATGTTGCTCTTCTTCGCAGTCCAGGGTGATTCCATGAAGCTGCAGGCTATATGTACTCTTGGGCTGTTAGTGTTCTATAAGTTGCTGCCGTCTGGAAGTGATCGCTTCCAGCCGTCCTTGTTAGAAGGGATGCAGTCAGTTAATAGCTTTGTAGACGGTCCAACGGATTATGAAGTTTTTTCACAACCTGACCTGGATTGGAATCTGTATCAATCCTGA